The stretch of DNA ATTTTCAAACGCCGTTGGCGCCATTCTGCGCTTTGCTGGTTTGCAGCAAATAAACATACGCGTCTTCCAGCGTCGGCTCCACGGTTTCAACGGCCAAACCACTCACCGGTTCGCTGCGCAGAAACCTAATGCGAACGCCGTTCGCCGTCTTTTGATGTTGCACAATGTGCAGCGTTTCGCGCCAGTCTTGAAAAGCCTCTTCCGTGACGACTGCTTCGAAGACTTTGCCGTGCGCCTGCCGCTGCATGTCTTCGGGCGAACCGCGATAGAGCAAGCGCCCGCCGGCCAGCACCGCGAGATCGTGGCACGTGCTGGAAATATCTTCAACAATATGCGTGCTAAATATGACAATGCGTTCTTTCGCCAGTTCCGAGAGCAAGTTGCGGAAGCGAATGCGCTCGCGCGGATCGAGTCCCGCGGTCGGCTCGTCGACGACAATGATTTGCGGCAAATGCAGCAGTGTTTGCGCAATGCCGACGCGTTGTTTCATGCCGCCGGAAAATGTTTTGATCTTGTCGTCGCGTCGTTCCCACAAACCCACGCCTTGCAAAAGCTTCTCGATTAATTCGTGACGTGTTGCCTGTTCGTAGATGCCGTTGGTCAAGGCATGATAGTTGAGATAGTCTAGCGGCGTCATGTTCTCATACAAGCCGAAATCTTGCGGCAAATAACCGATGGCGCCATGAAACGCCTCGCGATGTTGCGAGAGCAGACGATCATTAATTTTGATGCTGCCATGATTGGCTTCCAGCACGCCGACGATGAGGCGCATGAGCGTGGTTTTGCCCGCGCCGTTGGGGCCGAGCAAGCCGAACATGCCCTGTCCGATTTCCAAATTCACGCCGGTCAAGGCGCGCACCTGCGGCCGCGGTGGGCGAATGTAGGGCAGCGCGCGCACGATCGCGTAGAGCATGCGCTTGAGTTTGCGAAATTTGCCCTGTGGCAATTCCGGATTAATCAAGCCCGTTTCAATTTTCTTGGCGATGCGACGAAGTACGAAGATAAGCAAAGCCACCACAGCCGCAATGACGGTAACCGCCGGCGTTTGCACGCGCCATTGCAAATAGATGAGAAAGAGCAAAACCAGCCAAACGCCGCCGCGCCGGGTGAGGTTCAGAATTGTTGCCGGTTGGGTGGCGCGGTCCGGTTCTACCGCTGAAGCTTTTCTCCTCGACCAAAATTTCCATCGAAAAGTTCGTGGCTGAGCCTGTGGCGGCTTGCCCGCCACAAAACGCCAGCGATAATATAACTCGCGCACGCCGAACAGCCATGCCAGGGTCAACATGCTCAAGATTATCAGCCAAAAGCCGCTGGTAAAAAATGTGTGCAAATAGAAAATAAGCGCGCCGAGAGTTGCCATCCAAATGGCAGATTCACGAATTGATTCACGCTGCCAGGGCAATTGCCCGGAAGCCACGAAGCGTTGCAACCGGCGGCGCTCTTTGTTCCATTCGCGCGTGACGCGGCCGGGCGCGCCGTAAATCTTCGTCAAGTTCTTGATGCGAATATGCAGTCTCTCTTCCGCGACTTGCTCGCGTTCGCGGCGCACGGCAAAAAATTGCTGCACACCATAAATCAATCCGAGAATGCCGAACCAAATTGGCAACGCCACCAAACTGGTGTAGAGCTTGCTCTGATAGGATTGATGAAACCAATAAATCAAACCAGCGGCGGCAAGCGTTCCAAAACCCAGCCCGAGCCAGCCGATCTTCTTCAGCCATTCTTTGGTTTGTTCGAGGCCGACATAGAGCACGGGGATAAAGACCAGCGTTGAGAAGGTGGACACGGCAAGCCCGCCAAGCACCGTGATTGCAAACGGCGGCCACAGTTCCAATTCGGTTCCCTGTTTCAGGGCCAGCGGAAAAATGCCAAGCATGGTCGTGCCCGACGTCATCAGAATCGGGCGCACGCGGCTTTGCACGGCAATCATCACTGCGCGCTGCCAGCGATAACCCTGCTTGCGTAGAATCGTGATGCGATCGATCAAAAAAATGCCGTTGTTAACCACGATGCCAAGCAACACGATGAAGCCGAGCAGCGCCATAGGCGCGCCTTCGCCCAGCGATAGCGGCGTGCCGCTGAACGCCAGCGCGAACAATGCGCCGATGACGGCGGTCGGCACAGTGCCGAGAATCACAAACGGGCTGAACAGGGATTCGAACTGCGCTGCCAGCAGCATATAAATGAGAATCGCGCCAATGGCCAGCATCCAGTAATAAACCGTTTTCTTGTCCTCGGTTTCGACTTTTTCAATTGTAAAACCTTGGGGCAAACGCAACTCTTGTAACATGCGATCGACTTGCGCCTCGGCCAGTTCCAAACGTGTCTTGGAGTCCTGGGCTTCGCGCACGAACGCATAACTGATTTTGACTTGCCGTTCTTGATTGTAGCGCACGATGTTGCCGGGGCCTTCGTCGAGGCGAATATTGGCAACTTCACGCAACGGCACCGGTTGTCCCGTGGCATTAGTGACCTTCAGGTTCTCTACGTCTTCCAGCCGGCGTTCTTCAGCATCCTTCATCAACATCTGCACGTCGCGCTCGCCGTTGGCGGCATAAAAGGGCGTCGCCGCGTTCGCGCCTTCCGGTCGCGTGGCCCAAATTGCATTCATGACTTCTTGCATATTCAATCCCCAGAGCGCAAGGCGCAAGCGATCGCCATGAATCTGCAATTCCGGCGCGCCGGATTGCAGGTCAGAGCGCACGGCTTCTTTCTCCATGTCGGGGATAGCCCGCAACGTTTGCACGATTTGATCGCCCAAAACGCGCAACGAGGCCAAATCATAGCCGCGCAGGCGCAGCGCCT from Cytophagia bacterium CHB2 encodes:
- a CDS encoding ATP-binding cassette domain-containing protein, encoding FALLKLQQKMNTLENRLPAGSRIEVNRFDTADLSTYLMELSIRGEASIDELREAAERRVRPRLEQIDGVVNINIGGGQRSTVGIQIDPERCEAVGLPVPLVQQKINAFHRQPEHLGRVVSAGRYLDVNLLGRVDDLRELRELIIDERGPTRLRDVADIGYSQAERTQLYRVDGKSGVGIFVQKDNVSNMLAVANDVLAQIEELNRELAPQGFELAVNFSQAGLIQQALDRIETMALTGALLALLVLFLFLRNLRFVIILMIAIPVSLLVTFNLMYGFDLSVNILSLCGLALAIGMLVDNGIVVMENVFVHYQRGKSVFAAVYDGTREVSRSILAATGTTVLVFLPVLFVESEAKLFVRELALSVVFPLLISLMVAITLIPLLARLTLKGPPPRPFGSGRILEIYRLLLKSCLRHRVRTIATVVIFLLISLFTGVVYIIGTAPPPPPDRLDIYINMPRGATLDATDEIVQRLENQTRELPNLKETRASIRAEEAHLAVNFVEPAKRTEKLKLDEIKEKLKRLNRGLEHVEINFDRPSRSGGGGVSRDNELSGLLGGDKALRLRGYDLASLRVLGDQIVQTLRAIPDMEKEAVRSDLQSGAPELQIHGDRLRLALWGLNMQEVMNAIWATRPEGANAATPFYAANGERDVQMLMKDAEERRLEDVENLKVTNATGQPVPLREVANIRLDEGPGNIVRYNQERQVKISYAFVREAQDSKTRLELAEAQVDRMLQELRLPQGFTIEKVETEDKKTVYYWMLAIGAILIYMLLAAQFESLFSPFVILGTVPTAVIGALFALAFSGTPLSLGEGAPMALLGFIVLLGIVVNNGIFLIDRITILRKQGYRWQRAVMIAVQSRVRPILMTSGTTMLGIFPLALKQGTELELWPPFAITVLGGLAVSTFSTLVFIPVLYVGLEQTKEWLKKIGWLGLGFGTLAAAGLIYWFHQSYQSKLYTSLVALPIWFGILGLIYGVQQFFAVRREREQVAEERLHIRIKNLTKIYGAPGRVTREWNKERRRLQRFVASGQLPWQRESIRESAIWMATLGALIFYLHTFFTSGFWLIILSMLTLAWLFGVRELYYRWRFVAGKPPQAQPRTFRWKFWSRRKASAVEPDRATQPATILNLTRRGGVWLVLLFLIYLQWRVQTPAVTVIAAVVALLIFVLRRIAKKIETGLINPELPQGKFRKLKRMLYAIVRALPYIRPPRPQVRALTGVNLEIGQGMFGLLGPNGAGKTTLMRLIVGVLEANHGSIKINDRLLSQHREAFHGAIGYLPQDFGLYENMTPLDYLNYHALTNGIYEQATRHELIEKLLQGVGLWERRDDKIKTFSGGMKQRVGIAQTLLHLPQIIVVDEPTAGLDPRERIRFRNLLSELAKERIVIFSTHIVEDISSTCHDLAVLAGGRLLYRGSPEDMQRQAHGKVFEAVVTEEAFQDWRETLHIVQHQKTANGVRIRFLRSEPVSGLAVETVEPTLEDAYVYLLQTSKAQNGANGV